In Methylotenera versatilis 79, the DNA window AATGATGATTAATCCAAACTGATGAATCAGCAAGTGATCCATTTGAGCAGTAATTCCATCTTCAAACTCCAAGCGTAAATCATGTAGTATTAATAGCTTTGGTTCGTCACCGAAAGCCATTTTAAGATAATAGGCGACTTTTCTTTCTGCATCGTGACCTGCTTTTTCAAATTTATCCAGAGGAGCTGGATTGAGATTTTCTTTAACTATCATGATTTTTATTTTCTCTTATTGTTAATAATTAGTTAGATATTATTAATTAAAGCTTTCTTTCAATCACAACCCCTAAAGCCTTCAATCCCGGCAATATCCCAGGTTTAGCCACTCTTATTTTCACACTTAACCCTCCAAATTCATTCAAAATCAATTGGCAAATATGTTCTGCTAATGCTTCTACCAATTTAAAGCTATTCTGGCTTAATGTTTCGCGTATACGTGCTACTACGGTGCCGTAATCGATGGTGTCGTCTATGGAATCGCTTTTGCAGGATTTGCTTAAATCGATGCCGATTTCAATATCCAGAATAATCGTTTGCGCGACCAAGCGCTCCCAGTCGGGTACGCCGAGTTTGGTTTGTACTTTTACTTGCTCTAAAAATATGGTGTCCATGATTTTTGCGATGGTTTAGAATAGGTGTAGTTAGATTTTAGAGCATCTTAATATGTATGAGTTAGGTTTTATTCCTGTCACCCTCATCCCAATCGTCTGGATTGTGGCAGCTTATCTGATTGGTTCCATCGCGTTTGGTATCTTGATTAGCAAGTTATTCGGCTTGCCAGATCCACGCACGGTAGGTAGTGGCAATATCGGCGCGACTAATGTTGCACGTAGCGGTAAAAAACTACCTGCGATTTTAACGTTGTTGGGCGATGCATTTAAAGGCTGGTTGCCAGTTTGGCTGGCTTTGCAATCGGGCATGTTAATGTGGGTGGTGGCTTGTGTTGGATTAGCTGTATTTTTTGGGCATTTATTCCCGATTTTTCACCGCTTTAAGGGTGGAAAAGGCGTGGCAACTGCGCTGGGAGTTATGCTGGCAATCTCGTTGATGCTTGGTTTAGCGGCTTTAATCACGTGGGTAATTGTATTTGCAATCTCGCGTTACTCATCACTGGCAGCGATTGTTGCGGCGGTTTTATCTCCGCTGTACGCGTGGGTTTTATTGCCTTACAAAGATTATGTGATCATGATGTTTGTGATTGCCGTGATGCTGGTTTGGCGCCATAGAATCAATATTCAAAAGCTTTTAGCCGGTACAGAATCGGGTTTTGGCAAGAAATAACCGTTAACTAAGTTAACCATAAAAAATGGTTAACTTAGTTATTACGGCGTTTTGTAGTTTATTAAGGCGATTGTAGTTCGGCCAAATCCCATCTCGGTTTTACATTCACGCTGTAAGTTTGTTGCGCTTTTTTTAATTGTTTCGATTCCAATTCCGCTAGTCGCATTGCTTCAAGTCGCATCGCGCCCGCAAACGCAATCATCGCGCCGTTATCGGTACAAAACTCTAAGCGCGGATAGCTTACTTTACATAATTTACGTTTAGTCGCTGCATTCAATCGTTCGCGTAGCCTGGTGTTAGCGCCAACGCCGCCAGAAACTACTAAATTATCTAAACCAGTTTCGCGCAATGCGCTCATGCATTTGGTAGTGAGAATTTCAGTCACTGACTCTTGAAACTCCCAAGCAATATCGGCTTTAACCGTATCTGTTAATGGCTGATTATTATTCGCCAAAGTTAATACGGCTGTTTTTAATCCGCTGAAACTAAAATTTAAATCGCCACTGTTTAGCATGGGGCGTGGTAATTTAAATTTTGCGTTGCCATGATTTGAATTAGACCGGTCTGCGAGCTTGGCTAATGCTGGGCCACCCGGATAACCCAAGCCTAGCAATTTAGCCGTTTTATCAAATGCTTCGCCAGCTGCGTCATCTAGCGTATCACCTAATAATTGATATTGCCCGATGCCATCAACGCGCATCAGTTGACTGTGACCACCAGAAACCAGCAGCGCGACAAATGGAAACTGTGGTGGATTTTCTTCTAATAAAGGTGCGAGTAAATGCCCTTCTAGATGATGAACGCCAATGCTTGGCACATTCAGCGCAAAAGCCAGCGATTGCGCAATGCTTGTGCCAACGAGTAACGCGCCTGCCAAACCCGGGCCTTGTGTGTAAACGATACCGTCAATATCGGCCAGCGTTTTATTGGCTTGTTTTAATGCGATTTCTGTTAATGGCAAAGCGCGGCGAATATGGTCGCGCGACGCGAGTTCTGGTACAACGCCACCGAACTCTGCGTGCATGGCAACTTGTGAATGTAGCGCGTGCGCTAATAAACCGTGTTGCGTATCGTAAAGCGCAACGCCTGTTTCGTCGCAAGATGATTCGAAGCCTAAAACCAACAAATGATTATTCCTAACGTGAATGGGTGGCAAATATGTGTGGTATTTTTAATTAACTTGCACCATTTACAATGTAAATGCACAAAATCATTGAACAAAAGCAATTATACGATTAAAATGGCGGACTTTTCTTGAGTTTCTGAACAGAAGCTTAAGTATTATTTTAAAGTAATTGCCGATAAGAGAGAATGAATGTCTAGTGTACGTGTAAAAGAAAATGAGCCGTTTGACGTTGCATTACGCCGTTTTAAACGCCTAATTGAAAAAACAGGTTTGTTAAACGATCTTCGCGCGCGCGAATTTTACGAAAAACCAACTTGGGAACGTAAACGTAAAGCTGCTGCCGCTGTTAAGCGCCAATATCGCCGTTTACGCAATCAAACATTACCAGCAAAACTTTATTAAGCTTTTTGCTTAATTAAACAGTATGGCTGAAAATAATGTAGCGGACAGCAAAGCCGCTGACACAGCAGCAAATGAAGTACCTGCATTTTTGCATATTGCGGATCGATTTATTGGGCTGGCTAACGAGCAAGCACAACAAAATGATATCTCAACTGCGAGTGCAGGTTTTTTATATGCTAACGCGCGTTTTACCGCATTTTTAGTGGCTTCTCAGTGTGGAACTGCTGAAGCGCTTGAGGCAGAAAAAGCTGCAGCTATTGAGTATTTTGTGAATCAATATGCGCAAGCGCTTACTAGTAATATTACCGATTACGAAAAAAACTTTGCGCAATACTTCAGTAAGTAAGCTGTAATGACTTTAAAAACCCAGATTTCTGAAGATATGAAAACCGCCATGCGCGCTAAAGATAGCGTGCGTTTAGGTACAATCCGCTTGTTGCAATCCGCTATCAAACAGCGTGAAGTGGATGAGCGAATTGAATTAAATGATGGTGATG includes these proteins:
- the folB gene encoding dihydroneopterin aldolase, with protein sequence MDTIFLEQVKVQTKLGVPDWERLVAQTIILDIEIGIDLSKSCKSDSIDDTIDYGTVVARIRETLSQNSFKLVEALAEHICQLILNEFGGLSVKIRVAKPGILPGLKALGVVIERKL
- the plsY gene encoding glycerol-3-phosphate 1-O-acyltransferase PlsY encodes the protein MYELGFIPVTLIPIVWIVAAYLIGSIAFGILISKLFGLPDPRTVGSGNIGATNVARSGKKLPAILTLLGDAFKGWLPVWLALQSGMLMWVVACVGLAVFFGHLFPIFHRFKGGKGVATALGVMLAISLMLGLAALITWVIVFAISRYSSLAAIVAAVLSPLYAWVLLPYKDYVIMMFVIAVMLVWRHRINIQKLLAGTESGFGKK
- the tsaD gene encoding tRNA (adenosine(37)-N6)-threonylcarbamoyltransferase complex transferase subunit TsaD codes for the protein MLVLGFESSCDETGVALYDTQHGLLAHALHSQVAMHAEFGGVVPELASRDHIRRALPLTEIALKQANKTLADIDGIVYTQGPGLAGALLVGTSIAQSLAFALNVPSIGVHHLEGHLLAPLLEENPPQFPFVALLVSGGHSQLMRVDGIGQYQLLGDTLDDAAGEAFDKTAKLLGLGYPGGPALAKLADRSNSNHGNAKFKLPRPMLNSGDLNFSFSGLKTAVLTLANNNQPLTDTVKADIAWEFQESVTEILTTKCMSALRETGLDNLVVSGGVGANTRLRERLNAATKRKLCKVSYPRLEFCTDNGAMIAFAGAMRLEAMRLAELESKQLKKAQQTYSVNVKPRWDLAELQSP
- the rpsU gene encoding 30S ribosomal protein S21, whose product is MSSVRVKENEPFDVALRRFKRLIEKTGLLNDLRAREFYEKPTWERKRKAAAAVKRQYRRLRNQTLPAKLY
- a CDS encoding DUF3144 domain-containing protein → MAENNVADSKAADTAANEVPAFLHIADRFIGLANEQAQQNDISTASAGFLYANARFTAFLVASQCGTAEALEAEKAAAIEYFVNQYAQALTSNITDYEKNFAQYFSK